In Hylaeus volcanicus isolate JK05 unplaced genomic scaffold, UHH_iyHylVolc1.0_haploid 12237, whole genome shotgun sequence, the genomic stretch TTGCACTGCGACTATAAAACTGCACCGTGTCCCAAGGGACGTGTAACAGAACTTTTTCTTTCAGAAAAACAGATATGGCCGCTCAAAGGAAGAAAACAAACGACAGTGTCACACGCTTTGCGAAacataacaagaaaaaaccTGTTTGATAGTTTCTTTTGCGTCATGACAGAcacaatgaataaaataatcacaAAGAAACAAACGGTTAAATTTATGTTAGATTGCAGCAAAGCGGTGGAAGATAACATTTTAGATCCGCATGATATGGTAACACGACTTgtgttaatttcttttctacttcaattatttttttttttaggagaaatattttcatgatcGAATTAAAGTCGACGGCAAAACCAACAATTTAGGATctaaagttgaaattttgcgGGATCGCTCAAAAATCAGCGTCGTGGCGGAAACACCTTTCTCAAAACGTTATATTAAGGTATGACAACTCCTTAAGCATTTTAATACAGTAGCGAATCATGCCTGTTTTCCTTAATAGTATCTTGCGAAACGTTATTTGAAAAAGCAACAAGTGCGTGACTTTTTGCGTGTTGTTGCCACTAATcgtaataattatgaattacgCTATTTGAACCTTGTTAATGGAGACGATGCTGACAAGTAAACTGTTccttattgtaaataattttcaaaataggaatttctttaacaaattaaatacttgtGTCATGACTTATTCCATACGAAAAAACACGCTTAGATGGctttttaaaagtgaaaagatACTCTTAAAAAGTCGTTTTGATTAAAGAAAAGTTTTcttgaagaaaaattagtagtaataaaaaacattttttttcaagttcaacagaagaaaatatatctctgtaaattatttaaagatatttgACAGCTAGTAACGTTGAATCcgtaaaaattataagaaaggAACTTATCGAAAAGCTTAGATAGTCGTTCTAAACtaatttaaagagaaaaaggaacggGTTATTTTTTTGGAATGAAGAGGAGAGACATAAAAaacgcaaataaaaaaaatttatttaaaatcctGTTTTAAACAGCAACAAGTCGGCATGAGAGGGTGTAGGCATTTGAAAACACGACGTCGAGTTAAAATGCTCTAAAGACGATTGCTGTTTTTG encodes the following:
- the LOC128883665 gene encoding 60S ribosomal protein L22 2-like — its product is MTDTMNKIITKKQTVKFMLDCSKAVEDNILDPHDMEKYFHDRIKVDGKTNNLGSKVEILRDRSKISVVAETPFSKRYIKYLAKRYLKKQQVRDFLRVVATNRNNYELRYLNLVNGDDADK